The following nucleotide sequence is from Granulicella aggregans.
GCGTATTGCCAGTCCTTCTCCACCAGGACCCCAGGTACTACCGCATGGGGACAGGTTCCTTCAAGAAGCGATTCCTCTATTCGCTCTCGACGACCGTCGTTGCAAGAGGTGACAACGGCAAGCTGCAGCCGAACTACTCCAACGTCCTCGGGAACCTGGTATCCGGGGGAATTTCGAATCTATATTACCCGCGTGCCGAGCGAGGGTTTGCCCTTACGGTCGAACAAGGCATGGAGGTCACCGCAGAGGGGTCGTTCGGAGCTCTGCTGATCGAGTTTTATCCCGATATCCGGCGGCACATTCACGGAAAGAAGAAACCGACGCCCTAAACATTGCAGCGAGACGGCCAGCTCCCACTATTTGCTTGTCTTTTCGGGTGGCGTCTGAGCCGGAAGCGTATAGATGACCTCACCCGGACGGGTGTAGTGCAGCTCTTCACGCGCCTGGTGTTCGATCGCATCCGGATCCGACTGCAGACGGTCCACATGGATCTTCAGCCGGTCGTTTTCCTGCTGTAACGTGTGCAGTTCCCCATCCAGGGTTCGCGTGTCCATACGCTTCTGCTGATACACGAAAAGGCCATTGCGGCCGAAGACCACGTGATACCCAAGCCCTATGGTCAAGGCCGCAGCCGCCACGGTCGCAATCCTGCGGCGCACGGCGTAGAGGCTCTTCGCAGTACGTGCAACCGACGCCAGCCGGCTTCCGGGATGGGACTTGTTAAGCATGGGCTCCGCATGACAAGTATAGATTCCTTCGTGAAACTTCCAATTTGATCTTGTCTCCCGGACACTGCCGGAACCACAAAGCTAACTGGCCTTTCACCGGGCGGCTGGAAAGCGCCCCAATTTGACCTAGCACGAAGGTTGACGCCCGCTCCTTCCAGGGTACGCAGCAGGACGGAGGATTATGGTGCATACCAGGCCGTGGGCTTGCTATGCTTGAAGGCGACGTTGCGTCTTCTCTTCGGCATCCCGGCCGTGCCTTTGGGCAACACCGGACTGGCTGAAGACTTTCCGGGTATCAGCCCTGTCGACTACGCGGGGTAACCGCTTTCGGATCGAATCGAGTTCAAGCACGCACGGCTACAAGTCACGAAGAAAGAGGACAACATGCACTCTGCAACATCCGAATCGCTTGGGCCTAACGGTCGACCGGCGCTGCCGCTTCTCGAGTCCCTAAGCCAGACTCTGCCTGGAAAGATCTTTGTGGTCGTCGGTGCCACGGCATTGATCGCTGCGGGAGCGCATATTTCCCTGCCTCTTCCGTTCACCCCCGTGCCGCTTACGATGTCGGACTTCGCAGTGTTGCTGGTTGGCATGGCGCTTGGACCTACGGCCGCCTTCTCTGCCCTCATGCTCTACCTCCTCGAAGGCGCGGCTGGATTGCCGGTCTTCAGTCCGATGGGCCTTGGCGGTACGGCCCAACTCTTTGGCCCGACGGGCGGCTACCTCTTCGCCTATCCCTTCGCGGCTGTCATCGCCGGGGCAGCTTCAAGACTTAGCCGCTCCGGAATGTCTTCCTTCACCGCGGCAGTCATGGCGGGGACCGGCGCCACGGCAATCATCCTCGGCTTCGGAGCGACCTGGCTTGCCCACTCGCACTATCTCAGCGCCTCTTCAGCGTGGCATGTCGCGATCGCTCCCTTCATGTTTGGAGCAGCGGCCAAGGTGGTCGCCGCTGCGATGATCTTCGGCTCAACCCGGCGTTGGCTGCGCTCTTAACTTCCCACACCTCTGGCAGATCCAGCCAATTGAGAACGCCTGGATCTGCCGCACCTCCGACACCGCACAACTTGCATGGCCCACGCGACGGCGCTCCTCCGGGCGTGGATAAGGAAGATCTGTAAATGACTGCATCAAGCACCTCAATTCAAGAGATCAGCATCGCGCACAGCCCTGATTCCGATGACGCCTTTATGTTCTACGGCCTGGCAACCAATAAGGTCCGTGTGCCAGGATTCAAGTTCACCCACAAGCTGCAGGACATCGAGACGCTCAACCATCTCGCCATCAACGAGGCTTTCTACGATGTCACGGCGATCTCGTTCCACGCCTACCCTTTCATGCAGGAGAAGTACGCGCTGATGGCCTGCGGCGGCAGCGTCGGCGATGGCTACGGCCCCATGATTGTGGCCAGCCGGAAGTTCTCCCTCGATGAGATCCGCAAGGTCAAGATCGCTGTACCCGGAACGCTGACGACCGCCTATCTCGCGTTGAAGCTCTTTGCACCGGAGATCGAAACCGTCACCGTTCCCTTCGATAAGATCATTCCCGCAGTCCTTGCCGGCGAGTTTGACGCCGGGCTGATTATTCACGAGGGTCAACTCACCTACGCGATCGAAGGACTGCAGAAGGTGCTCGACCTGGGTCAGTGGTGGCGAGAGGAGACCGGACTTCCCCTCCCTCTTGGCGGCAACGCGATTCGGCGTTCGCTCGGAGATGAGGTAATGCTGACCACCACGAACGCGCTACGCGACAGCATTCAGCACGCGCTCGATCATCGCGATGAAGCTCTGGAATACGCCATGCAATTCGCCCGTGATCTGGATACGAATCTCGCGAACCGATTCGTCGGTATGTACGTGAACGAGCGCACGCTCGACTACGGCGAAGATGGGCGTCTGGCCATCCGTAAGCTGCTGGAACTGGGATATGAGCGCGGCATCATTCCGGTCAAGACCGACGTACAGTTCATAGGCTAAATCTCAACAATCGGGGCCGGATCGGGAGAGATTCCGTCCGCCCCATGTGTTATTCTTATGTAGTTGGTTCGGTACATGAGTCCTGAGTCTTCCCGATCAGCAGGCCTTTACCGCAAATGTCCTTGAACTTCTGAAGGACTCCCTCCAAAGTGGACGCGTAGCTCAGTTGGTAGAGCATTCGACTCTTAATCGACTGGTCGTAGGTTCGATCCCTACCGCGTCCACCACTTACAGCCCTTTCAAGCAAGAAAATCTGTCCAGTGGCTGTTCAAGTGGCTGTTGGGTTTCAGTGGTTGTTCTCGCTTCTGATGCTGTCGTTGCCTGTCGCCGCACGGAAGCACGCGGTCACAAGTCGATTGCGATGGCTGCCTGCTATTCCCACATGACTCATTCGAGTCTTCGGAATGCGATGGCTGTGCTCAATCGGCGGCCTGTCTAGCTTTGTGAACTTCCAATCGACCGGTCGCGAGTTCGATCCTTGCGCTGTTCACAAATCAGCATATTTATGAGACTGCGTGGGCGTCAAAGCCGCCTTGCTCTCTTGACCGAAGTGGGCGTTCTTCATTTCTCGCCTCGGCTCGAACTTACTACTCTTGACGCGTTATCTTTATCGATGATTGATTTGGTTTAAGAAAGCAATTTGACGAGCTGCTCCGAAATCGAATCCTTATCCAGATCAAGCGCGATCCATCGGACTAGAAGTACCATGAGGATGTATCCCGTCATCAAGAGCAGCCAAAACAATCCCAACGCCGAGATAATGGTAATCAGCCCTGCAACGGCTGGAAAGTCAAGAGATTGTTCGATGTAGGCCCAGGTCAGGTGATTGGGGATCGGCTGATTATGGATGACAATCATGGGGCCAAAATGGTCGATAGCGTCGCCCTGTGCCCCGATGCAAATTCGACCCAGGATGACGCCACCCGGTATTGCAAAGACTAATAACGCGTAAAAAGCCGCCCGCAGCAACCAAACTTGTTCGTTGTACGGTTTGTACAGCAAGAGCAGCCGTCGCATCAACGAGTTGGGTCTCGACGGTATATGGATGCGTTGCTCAAAACCGGCCCGAACCAAATCAAGTTCCTCGCGAACCTTGGCGCGAATGCTATCTAGATCATCATCGTTAGCGGTGGCTATCCTGAGTTCCTGCCAAGCTTTCCAGAAAAGTACACGGTCCGTGGCCTCTCTGATGACTTGAGACCGCTTTGTGCTTTCGCCGCGTTCTTTGAACCAAGCAAAGAGCAGGGCAATCACTGTCCCTACAAAAGTTGCACCTGC
It contains:
- a CDS encoding menaquinone biosynthesis family protein → MTASSTSIQEISIAHSPDSDDAFMFYGLATNKVRVPGFKFTHKLQDIETLNHLAINEAFYDVTAISFHAYPFMQEKYALMACGGSVGDGYGPMIVASRKFSLDEIRKVKIAVPGTLTTAYLALKLFAPEIETVTVPFDKIIPAVLAGEFDAGLIIHEGQLTYAIEGLQKVLDLGQWWREETGLPLPLGGNAIRRSLGDEVMLTTTNALRDSIQHALDHRDEALEYAMQFARDLDTNLANRFVGMYVNERTLDYGEDGRLAIRKLLELGYERGIIPVKTDVQFIG
- a CDS encoding FtsB family cell division protein, coding for MLNKSHPGSRLASVARTAKSLYAVRRRIATVAAAALTIGLGYHVVFGRNGLFVYQQKRMDTRTLDGELHTLQQENDRLKIHVDRLQSDPDAIEHQAREELHYTRPGEVIYTLPAQTPPEKTSK
- a CDS encoding biotin transporter BioY, whose protein sequence is MHSATSESLGPNGRPALPLLESLSQTLPGKIFVVVGATALIAAGAHISLPLPFTPVPLTMSDFAVLLVGMALGPTAAFSALMLYLLEGAAGLPVFSPMGLGGTAQLFGPTGGYLFAYPFAAVIAGAASRLSRSGMSSFTAAVMAGTGATAIILGFGATWLAHSHYLSASSAWHVAIAPFMFGAAAKVVAAAMIFGSTRRWLRS